In Rhodoferax sediminis, the sequence GCCTACCTGGCTTCAGAGCGTGCGGCCTTCGTCACTGGCGCCAATGTGGCAATCAACGGCGGCCAGCATATGTACTGACCGCCGCCCGACCTTATTGCACCGCCAGCTTCTTGGACGCGGCGGTAGCCTTTTTCGGCAACTCCAGCGTCAGTACGCCATCGGCGTACTTGGCCTGTGCCTTGGTATCGTCCACATCTTGCGCCAAGCTGAAAGTGCGCGAAACGTTGCCGTAATAGCGCTCGCTGCGCAGTACTTTGTTGCCGTTGCCCTTGGTTTCCTTTTCCTGTTTGACCTCGGCGTCGATCTGTACGACGTTGCCGTCAATGCGCACGT encodes:
- a CDS encoding Hsp20/alpha crystallin family protein yields the protein MRLDLSEKDNTYVVKADLPGVKKEDINVRIDGNVVQIDAEVKQEKETKGNGNKVLRSERYYGNVSRTFSLAQDVDDTKAQAKYADGVLTLELPKKATAASKKLAVQ